A single window of Nicotiana sylvestris chromosome 5, ASM39365v2, whole genome shotgun sequence DNA harbors:
- the LOC104235111 gene encoding adenosylhomocysteinase-like, translating into MALLVEKTTSGREYKVKDMSQADFGRLEIELAEVEMPGLMACRTEFGPSQPFKGAKITGSLHMTIQTAVLIETLTALGAEVRWCSCNIFSTQDHAAAAIARDSAAVFAWKGETLQEYWWCTERALDWGPGGGPDLIVDDGGDATLLIHEGVKAEEEYAKSGKLPDPSSTDNAEFQLVLTIIRDGLKTDPLKYTKMKERLVGVSEETTTGVKRLYQMQANGTLLFPAINVNDSVTKSKFDNLYGCRHSLPDGLMRATDVMIAGKVALVAGYGDVGKGCAAALKQAGARVIVTEIDPICALQATMEGLQVLTLEDVVSDVDIFVTTTGNKDIIMVDHMRKMKNNAIVCNIGHFDNEIDMLGLETFPGVKRITIKPQTDRWVFPDTNSGIIVLAEGRLMNLGCATGHPSFVMSCSFTNQVIAQLELWKEKSTGKYEKKVYVLPKHLDEKVAALHLGKLGARLTKLSKDQADYISVPVEGPYKPPHYRY; encoded by the exons ATGGCTTTGCTCGTCGAGAAAACCACCTCTGGCCGTGAGTACAAGGTCAAGGACATGTCTCAGGCTGACTTCGGCCGGCTCGAAATCGAGCTTGCCGAAGTCGAAATGCCTGGTCTTATGGCTTGTCGGACCGAATTCGGTCCGTCACAGCCATTTAAAGGCGCTAAAATCACTGGATCTCTACATATGACCATTCAAACCGCTGTCCTTATCGAAACCCTAACCGCTTTAGGCGCCGAAGTTAGATGGTGCTCTTGCAACATTTTCTCTACCCAGGACCACGCTGCCGCCGCCATAGCGCGTGATAGCGCTGCCGTGTTCGCGTGGAAGGGTGAGACGTTGCAAGAGTACTGGTGGTGTACTGAACGCGCCCTTGACTGGGGCCCCGGTGGTGGACCCGACttgattgttgatgatggtgGTGATGCTACACTTTTGATTCATGAAGGTGTAAAAGCTGAAGAGGAATATGCTAAATCTGGTAAATTACCAGATCCAAGTTCTACTGATAATGCTGAGTTTCAGCTTGTGCTTACTATTATTAGGGACGGGTTGAAAACTGATCCTTTAAAATACACTAAGATGAAGGAGAGACTTGTTGGTGTTTCTGAGGAAACTACTACTGGTGTTAAGAGACTTTACCAAATGCAGGCTAATGGAACTTTGCTTTTCCCTGCTATTAATGTTAATGACTCTGTTACCAAGAGCAAG TTTGATAACTTGTACGGATGCCGCCACTCACTGCCTGATGGTCTCATGAGGGCTACTGATGTTATGATTGCCGGAAAGGTAGCGCTTGTTGCCGGTTACGGAGATGTCGGTAAGGGTTGTGCTGCTGCCTTGAAGCAAGCTGGTGCACGTGTCATCGTGACTGAGATTGATCCAATCTGTGCTCTCCAAGCTACCATGGAAGGTCTTCAGGTCCTTACCCTTGAGGATGTCGTTTCAGATGTTGATATCTTCGTTACCACAACCGGTAACAAGGACATCATCATGGTTGACCACATGAGGAAAATGAAGAACAACGCCATTGTCTGCAACATTGGTCATTTCGACAATGAAATCGACATGCTCGGTCTTGAGACCTTCCCTGGAGTGAAGAGGATCACAATCAAGCCCCAGACTGACAGATGGGTCTTTCCCGACACCAACAGCGGTATCATTGTCTTAGCCGAGGGTCGTCTCATGAACTTGGGATGCGCCACTGGACACCCCAGCTTCGTGATGTCCTGCTCTTTCACTAACCAAGTCATTGCTCAGCTCGAGTTGTGGAAGGAGAAGAGCACCGGCAAGTATGAGAAGAAGGTGTACGTCTTGCCAAAGCACCTTGATGAGAAGGTTGCTGCCCTTCATCTCGGAAAGCTCGGAGCAAGGCTCACTAAGCTTTCCAAGGATCAAGCTGACTACATTAGTGTACCAGTTGAAGGTCCTTACAAGCCTCCTCACTACAGGTACTAA